In Sphingopyxis sp. 113P3, one DNA window encodes the following:
- the gabT gene encoding 4-aminobutyrate--2-oxoglutarate transaminase, translating to MTLTFQDRRSAAVPRGIASATPLVAARALDSEIWDVDGNRYIDFAAGIAVLNVGHRHPKVIEAVKSQLDSFTHTSFQVLAYEPYVRLAERLNSLAPFSRPARTIFLNSGSEAVECAVKIARMATARSAVIAFTGAFHGRTLMATALTGKVSNYKRGFGSMTPEVFHLPFPNSGAHAPGETLQSLDMLFAASIDPERVAAIIIEPVQGEGGFYPAPHDLLTALRDICDRHGILLIADEVQTGFARTGKMFAIEHSGVEPDIIAVAKGMGGGFPLSGVIGRADVMDAGDPGSLGSTYGGSPVSCAAGLAVLDVIAEEKLIERAAQIGERMRSRIAAFSERDDLHPISQPRGLGAMVAFDVLDACGEAGAPSKVREIMARARDRGLIILSCGSQAQAVRLLPPLTIPTRLLDEGLDILEAALSPS from the coding sequence ATGACCCTGACATTTCAAGATCGCCGATCGGCCGCAGTTCCGCGCGGTATTGCCTCGGCAACGCCCCTTGTTGCCGCGCGTGCGCTGGATAGCGAGATCTGGGATGTTGACGGCAACCGCTACATTGATTTTGCGGCAGGTATCGCCGTACTGAATGTCGGGCATCGTCACCCGAAAGTGATCGAAGCGGTCAAATCGCAGCTCGACAGCTTTACCCACACATCCTTTCAGGTGTTGGCATATGAGCCTTATGTTCGGCTCGCAGAGCGACTGAATTCGCTGGCGCCGTTTTCGCGGCCAGCCCGCACGATTTTTCTCAACAGCGGGAGCGAGGCCGTGGAATGCGCCGTCAAGATTGCGCGCATGGCGACGGCCCGGTCGGCCGTCATCGCCTTTACCGGCGCCTTCCACGGACGGACCCTGATGGCCACGGCCCTCACAGGCAAGGTCAGCAATTACAAGCGCGGCTTCGGGTCGATGACGCCCGAGGTGTTTCACTTGCCCTTCCCGAATTCGGGGGCCCACGCTCCAGGCGAGACGCTTCAGTCTCTCGATATGCTCTTTGCAGCAAGCATCGACCCCGAACGCGTCGCTGCGATCATCATCGAACCGGTGCAGGGCGAAGGCGGGTTCTACCCCGCGCCCCACGATCTTCTCACCGCACTCCGCGATATCTGCGACCGGCACGGCATATTGCTCATCGCCGACGAGGTGCAGACGGGATTTGCACGAACCGGGAAAATGTTCGCGATCGAGCACAGCGGCGTGGAGCCCGATATCATCGCTGTCGCAAAAGGCATGGGCGGCGGCTTTCCCTTGTCAGGCGTGATCGGTCGCGCAGACGTCATGGACGCTGGAGACCCGGGTTCGCTCGGCAGCACTTACGGCGGGTCTCCCGTTTCCTGCGCCGCGGGGCTGGCAGTGCTCGACGTGATCGCGGAGGAAAAGCTGATCGAACGCGCCGCACAAATCGGAGAGCGAATGCGCAGCCGCATTGCGGCCTTTTCGGAGCGGGACGATCTGCACCCCATTTCGCAGCCGCGCGGCCTCGGCGCGATGGTTGCCTTCGACGTCTTGGACGCTTGCGGAGAAGCAGGTGCCCCCTCGAAGGTCCGAGAAATTATGGCGCGCGCCCGCGACAGGGGCCTGATCATCCTTTCGTGCGGCTCCCAGGCGCAGGCGGTTCGGCTGCTGCCTCCGCTCACGATTCCGACCAGACTTCTCGACGAGGGGCTCGATATTCTCGAGGCCGCCCTCTCCCCAAGCTGA